DNA from Electrophorus electricus isolate fEleEle1 chromosome 5, fEleEle1.pri, whole genome shotgun sequence:
GGGGATGTTGCGCTCCACCCGTTCGGCAAGCCCTCGTCCACCTTGGGCACTTGGACAGGTGCAGCGCCTGCCGTATGTGTTTGCATCCTTGAGAAACACAAAGCGAGCTAAAGCACGCATTCGACCAACTTCTTACAACAAAACGACTGAGTGCTTTTTCTTGTATTTCTGAGGGTAATAGATGTTGTAACGGTTCACGTGTTGTTGTCGTCGTCAGAACAGGTTTAGCGAAACTAGCTACAAGCACTCCCACAGGTAAATGCTTTGCCTTTTACTTTTAAGATTTCGAAACACTGACTCAATACTCTTGCATTTAACATCTCACCGTGATATGCCTAATTGTCTCAATGGAAACCGACCCCGCATGCAGACAGCCGGATCCATTATTGGAGATTCGTAGTGCTGATACTAGTTATATAGCCTTTACGGGCGGTTGGGCTGCTTGGGAGTTGTATTAGTAATCGTATCCTGCACCGTCACTACAGATAAAACAAGCAAGCATATACATCATGCATTTGTAGGTTGTTAATTTATACTatgattaaatattataattatcaATAGTTATACTATTGTTACTCTCACTAAGGATAGACCTATGTAAACCATGTAcacataaatggaaaaaaaggtaTTCTGTGGTTTATAGTGGAAATACACGACAGGGTAGTGTTTGGACTGCCATAGAAAGTAGGTTATATCAGATGGGAGACTTAATTGATCAGGACTGTATAAGTAAGAAAGAGGCACTAATTAAGTTGCAATAGCAGCTCAATCCCtgatacaaaaatatttaccatgtttgttattgttttactACGTAGACAGAGAATATGGCACAAAAAACACTTGAGAGGGTATGATAATGTTGTCTTGTATAACTAAAATGACAGTGAAAGAAAAGATGGTGAAAGCCCTGCTTATCTCGCTCCAGCTTGCGCACAGACCCAAACTGAACAAATGGGTGTgattaaaatagaaaatgaaaagtTAAATCCTGTTAAGTGAAATAACAGAAGTGTTTTCTTGAAGAAATGTGTTTGTTACATTCCATGAACTTGTAAAAAAGAGATTATGACAACAAAGATGACGCCTAGTGATATAAAAGATTTAACGGTTGTGGGCTGGTTTTAAAGGTGTAGctctaaacttttttttctgtttaataagAACAGATTAACTAAAGCAAAATTTTGTTGTTTGCCTAATcgattattatttattgctgttCGGTATCAGTGAAGTTACCATAAAGTGAACACACAAGGTCAGAACCATCTCATGGCTGAATGTGTCTGTTGTaaagcagacaaaaagaaagaccaTGTCCTTTCTACTGTTAATGTATTATGAAGAATCTGGGGGGGGAAAGGTGATCTGgaacagcaaaacagaaaaaagagatgACACCTAATTCATACTGACTGGAAACCCATGCTCAGGCTGGTCATGTGCTGTGCTTcgttttaaaatacataattgtATTGTGTGTCTGCTTATGATTTATAGTGTGTCAGTTATACTGTCCTGCAGTCATAAGAGTGTACAAAGAATTATTACAGTAAATGAGCAGTTAAGACGTGgtcaaatgtctttttttaaattatgttctTGTAGTTTATTTCTTCTTAGGCTTAGCTGGAAATAGCACTGACTACATAATAGGGTCACAAGCCATACTGCTTAAGATGAGAAAATGCTGTTCTAACACTGCTTTTAATTTGACTCTCCTGTTTGAATTGATATATATACTGAGTATACTGACTCATGCAGAAAACAGTTGGGAGTATTTTCTCAGACACATTCATGGGCTGTAATTGGGTACCCATCTTTGTGGCAACAGTAGAGTCTTGCTGTCCTCACTGGATGGAGAACTTATTATGCCTAACTGTGTACCCATCACATGAGGAGATTTGGTACTCAGGCTGGCGGCTGTGTGACGCACTGGGCTGTCCAAACCTGGGTGATTACAGTCCAGACAGCCTGGCGGCCAGAGTCTCGTTAAGCCATTTTAAGTGTTTaaagatgggttttttttttggtccaccACTGGAGCAGGCTGTTTGTGACTGGTTTACAGATAAGTTGTTCTCCTGCATTTGGATAAGGCCACAGTAGGCACCAGTTTTACTGCCCTGTGGGCCCTCAGAGGCTCACCTCCTTGCCGGGTTTGAGCGCCATCCACTGCCTTGGAACATTTGTCTGGAAGGTTTAGAAATTTAAGACATATGAGGCGAAAGTACTGGATGTTTGATTCCCAAGCCCCGTACCCTAGCCATAGACCATTTCTTAATTAGTCTTGTAGTCCTGCATGAAAACAGCAGCACTTGGTAGTTTATTCAGTTTTGActctgaaaatgtaaagaaaacagaagagagaaaaatgctCAGAGGAAGAGAATCCTTTTGTAAAGggttcacacacagacaaaattgtcctttaaacaaaaaaaactctaaACGGACATCAGTCTATGGatgtgttaaatatgttaaatatataatatatttattatatttatgtcAGCAGGGCTGACAGCGTGCAGTTTAATGAGACTGAGAGTGAAGTCCCTGCTCAAGTAAAGGGGTACAGCTTGCAAATGTCTCCAATGCATTTGAAAAGAAGTGTCTCCCTGCCATTTCTGTTGattcttgtttatttaacacTATTGAGTTTCACCTGTACATTCCCCTGAAGAAGCTGTCAGATCGGCTTTGCTCTGCATCACATATGGCATCTGCCTTTAGGAGAAACTCATCATGATTGTGTTTTCAAGGGGACTTTGGAACTTGTAGTGCAGTGCGACATAACAGTGGACCCTGTCTCCATTCACAGGAAGGATGATAAAGACTACGCTCTGAAACAAATCGAGGGTACAGGCATCTCCATGTCGGCGTGCAGGGAAATAGCTGTAAGTTGGGTTTCTGTATGGATCAGGGGTGCCCGCATCCACTATTGTTGATGTCACcatgcagagtttagttccaatcCTAATGTAGCACAGCAGATCTAGTTCATCAAGGCCTTTGGCAGCATCTTTAATATTCGATCCAGGTGTGCAAGATTAgggctggaactaaactctgcaagatggtagatctccaggactggATTTAGGCACTCCTGGTGTACATGATCTTTTTAGGATACAGGGGGGCGGTTCTCCAGACATGGATTAAATCTGGTCTTGAACCTATTTGCAGTGGCAATGTTGAATTACCATTATAAATTTCTTTTAGTGTAGAGTTACAGTTAATCTGGGGCTGGGGAACAGGCCTAAAGTCTTCAAAGAGACAGCATTTTAGATCTTGAACAAGAGGTATAGTAAACCATCAGAGTTCAGTGTCATTATGCAGCAAAGTAGTTTTCATGTACATTACATAAATGCTCTAATTTTCTCTAGtattttgtgattttcagtGTCTACAGTATTTTCATGTATGCAAATTTAAAATTTAGTCCATAATATGTaccatttttattatatacatatgtaaaggaacattaataaattaaacttcTATTTTTCTCTACTTTTTTTTAGATGATGGTGGGGGTTGGTTTACAAAATAacttatataaatgttatataaatgttatatatataatcacacacacacacgcgcgcgcacacatgcgcgcacacacacaaagatctaTAACCTGGAGGTCTAGAATGAAACTGTGCGTGTGCTTATGCATGTGTGGATTTTCTCTCCAGTTGCTTCGAGAGCTGAAGCACCCCAATGTGATCTCACTGCAGAAAGTTTTCCTGTCACATGCAGACCGCAAAGTGTGGCTTCTCTTTGATTACGCAGAGCATGACCTCTGGGTAACCTGCAGACACAGACCTACATTTCACACACTCTTGTTTATACACATTTCATATCTTCCAGCTCAACCttgttgtgtgtctctctgcagcACATCATTAAGTTCCACAGAGCCTCCAAGGCCAATAAGAAGCCTTTGCAGTTGCCACGAGGGATGGTAAAGTCTCTCCTCTACCAGATCCTGGACGGCATCCACTATCTGCACGCTAACTGGGTCCTGCACAGAGACCTGGTGAgaccgtctgtgtgtgtttgtttgcacgtgcacatgcacattcgtgtgcatttgtgtgtttaaaaacagaatatgaaTTTTCAGTTATCTCCCCTAAATAGTGTAGCTTTCCAAGTTCTCTGCGCttgtttggaaatgttttggTAGAACTGAAGATTAATTACTGGAAACCCGTCAGTGGTGGAGTGAATGTTAGTCAAGTTTCTCATGGAGAAATACTGGTGCTTCATGCCAGAAAAATATTCCCTGTACTGCCTATTGCCCTCTTAACTGGAACAGTGACACTGAGGACTAGTGCAGTCAGAGCATAGTGATTTCATCCCTTGAAACTCATGTGCACCtcttaaattgttttattttcaggtctacacacacatacacacagctaaCACAGGTTACTGTTCATACCAGAAAACACTGATTGTTTTGCCTTCATTCAGTTTTAAGCTTGGTTAAGAGAACTTGGCTTACCCTGTAGAGAGAGATGAGTGCGTTTGAGTAACCTCATTCTCATAAGTAGTTAAGTAGCTCGGTAGGGATGGTTACAAAGCTTTTATGTCTCTCTAAACTTGATTAATGTCCCTGATTATCCTTAGAGGTTTCAGAAGGTACAGCAGGTTCTGTAATCACACGTTTCTGTCCTGCAATACTAAATCGTTTTTGGCTACTATGTGGATAGAATGAGAATaatcaaataaactgaaataaaagtaGCCTTAAAGCTTGAAAGATTGTGTCCATAATGCTAGGAAAATAACTTCTATGACTCCTCCCAGTAACTCTTCATACAGTTTATTGTTGGACTGAAGAAGCATAAAGGGAATTTTCTTTGGACTGTAAAACTAAATTTTATCCACCAGAGGGCATAGGTGGTGTACATTTTCCCCCAAATCCAGTGGCACGTAATGTGTATTAATGTACGTTTTATGTGTAACTTatcctacttttttttttttttgtctgcccTGTCCAGAAACCTGCAAATATATTAGTAATGGGGGAGGGACCAGAGAGGGGGCGTGTAAAAATTGGTATGACATGAcactttctttcatttgttcCCCAATTACACATTAATATATAAGGGATAATCTTTTTATAAGAGATATttacacatctttttttttttggtttcataATGacactggcgtgtgtgtgtgtgtgtgtgtgtgtgtgtgtgtgtgtgtgtgtgtgtgtgtgtgtgtgtgtgtgtgtgtgtgaagcggACATGGGCTTTGCACGCCTCTTTAATTCACCACTGAAGCCTTTAGCAGACCTGGACCCTGTGGTGGTCACTTTCTGGTACAGGGCGCCTGAGCTACTGTTGGGAGCCAGACATTACACCAAAGCCATCGGtaaggtgtgtgggtgagtgtgagtgtatgggtgtgtgtgagtgcctttTTGGGTTGACATCTGCATTGATTTCGGGCAGATATCTGGGCGATCGGCTGCATTTTTGCTGAGCTCTTGACATCGGAGCCCATATTCCACTGTCGGCAGGAGGACATAAAGACCAGTAACCCGTACCACCATGATCAGCTGGATCGCATTTTCAATGTTATGGGCTTCCCTGCAGGTACAGCACCTTGCCAGCTTACGATGAGTGCTCATATTCATGAAGTGTAATGAAGGGATGCACTTCAAAGACGCAATATTAACCTCTCGTTATAATAAGCTTCTAAAAAGAGCTTACTGCCTAATCTCTTTCGATATGCACTTGCAGCTGTGTCATTGAAGGGATTCATTTAGTCTTCAAGGCTTCATATAATTTCCTCCTAGACAAAGACTGGGAAGACATTAAGAAGATGCCAGAACACTCCACTCTGATGAAAGACTTCAGAAGGAACACGTGAGCTTGCGTTTTCAGAGTCCACGTGATGCTTGCTGTCCACTGTGTACGTGACTGCTTGTCCTCTGTCTCCTTTCAACAATGCCTCCTCCTCTCATTGTAGATACACTAACTGCAGCCTTATAAAATACATGGAAAAGCATAAAGTCAAACCTGACAGTAAAGCATTCCACTTGGTGAGTTTACATGAATGTCATtcaaagagcagagagaataAAAAGCATTGAAAGATGGCCTGGTTCTGCAATGCAtctgtcgctctctccctctctctctctctcagctgcaaAAACTGCTTACTATGGACCCGATCCGCAGGATCACGTCTGAACAGGCCATGCAGGACCCATACTTCCTAGAGGAGCCTCTTCCCACCTCTGAGTGAGTAAAGCACTGCATTCTGGGTTCATTTGCTGGCTGGACTCAGGAAGTGAGAACTGAGCATGCTCACTCCCTCACATAGGACAGTAGGCTTCAGAAGGGCCTCACTTATCTGTTAGGATGTAATTGAGTCTGTTGTTTGCCTCTTAGTGTCTTTGCTGGTTGTCAAATCCCTTATCCCAAGCGAGAATTCCTGACTGAGGAGGAGCCTGAGGACAAGGCAGATAAAGTAAGAAAGTGTGAATGCGTGTgcattcttgtttgtttttttgttttttgtttttttttccatggatgattatatatttgtaaCTGCAGAAGaaccagcagcagcaacagGGGAACAACCACACCAATGGGGCAGGGCACACGGGTAACCCCGACAACAGCCATGCACAAGGCCCCCCTCAGAAGAAAGTGAGAGTGGTTCCACCCACCACTACCTCAAGTGGCCTGATCATGACCTCAGACTACCAGGTAACATGCCAATCTATGGTCTGtttgtatataaatgttttaaaagaattaTAGATCATACTGCCAGTAAAggactatgaaaaaaaaaaatgaaagcacatCTCCAATAGATTAAAAAGGAATAGCGTAGTATTAGCTGCTTCGCTGCTGACTGATCTTTGTCATTCTTGCAGCGTTCAAATCCACATGCTGCCTACCAGAACCCAGGACCAAGCACATCACTGCCCCAGAGCAGCATGGGCTACTCCTCTACCTCCCAGCAACCTCCACAGTACTCCCACCAGACCCACCGCTACTGAGCCTGCCCACGTCCTCCTGGCGCCCAATAGTGAGAATGTACTGGGGGGGGTGGATGTGGCCACGGGACCCAACTCCAGCCATCTCTACCCCACGGGCGCTTGACGTGTAGCGTTACCATAGAGACACCACCAcagtaactaaacacaaactaACCTAAAGACACATCCCATCGCCGTGCCGACGGAGTGACATTGGAACATTGTCCTCAGCCGACAAAAAGGAAACCGGAGGAAGAAATGCAAACTGAAAACAATTGGAGGTGGATAAATACATGTTTGTGCCATGGGTCATCGTTCCAAAGTATATGACCTTCCtcaaaaaagaagataaaaaaattgaaaaaaaaaaaagtgatgaagctaaatggcaaaaaacaaaacaagcgaTCTCATCATGTGGTACTGGTTTGGCCTGAGGGtggataccccccccccctcgtgTTAGCATCAGCAGAGCTCCCTTGCACCAGTCCCACCTGCTTTGAATCTGATGGCTCCTCCACAACTAAAGCTGCTAAATGACTGCCAGTGGAGCGTAATGTCTGTccttcagtctgtctgtctgtctctctgtctgcccttACAccttacacaaaaacacatttataagcGCATACAAAGGTCATTGCTGAGGCCTGTGCTGGAGTTACAGAATGGAGAAATAATGAGTACGTttagtgccccctgctggagaaCAGTGGTAGCGGCACCTGGGGAGGAGGGGTGCAGACGGCAGACAGAAACTTGAGTTTAGTAGtttataatttaatgttttggctttgttttcaCGTTAGGAGAGGTAAACAGCTTCCGTTTTTGCTGTGCCAGCAGCAGTTATGTGCAGTGGGCAAGCCTTAGAACTTCATGACAACCAGTTGCGTGGAGAGCAGATTGAACAtgcattgtactgtattgtaatGAGAGATTTTACATGAAGCAAGTATCCTGACAATAAAGttggaaatgtttaaaatgaaatgtagtAGCATTCCTCTTAGTGTGtctgtaaatttaaatatatgtttatttttatgcacTACCAAATATGAATAGCATTTCACATGTTGCATGTGTTCGTTTTATGTTTCATTGTTCAGTTTATTCAAACGGATTAGTGTCCTTTTCTTCACCTTGTGACGTTCCATTCcatttttaatggtttaatgCGTGATGTAGCTCCTTGTTAAGGACTGAGAATAATATAAAATCCCATTGATAGTTGGGACGCTCGCGAAAGTACATTAAGAAGTTTGAGtatgatatattttaatactttttaaaacgTAAGCGTAACTTTGtattgaaataaaaagaaatcgtttttgttttatatatctgAAAAGACACGTCAACAAAGCAACCACGAAAATATTGCGCGGAGTGTAGGCATAAAATGAATTCGTGCATCTATTCTTTCACACCCACCCTTAAGCAGCTAAAGCCCGCCTGCCTATGGCCGCCCGCTGTCGATTCTATGTCAGTCATTTCTTCCTAAGGCTCCGGTAGGAACAAAGAAACGAATGGTGCCGGATAAATCCTTGCTCTCCCTTTGTGATTGGCACAGCTCAGACGTAACTCCCGCCTCCTTTTGGATTGTTTGGAGTGGTAAAAGGGACTGATGGGGACACAGGATGGCAGCCCGGACTGGAATACTCTGACCCTGGACATGTGTTCGAACTGAATTCTTGCAAAACTCGAGCTCGGTGAGCCGTTCATTGTATTTAAATATCTATAACAATGTAATGCGTATTTGCAATATTTATGTTATATTTAACTATTTACACATCCGTTGCcctttttaaactgaaaacaaaacgaTGTCACAGCGGTGGGTCTCTCCAGTCGACTCCGTCTCGGTGTGTATTAGGAGAGTTGATTGCGAACTGTGAGAGTGTATATATGACAGCATATAGCTAGTACGCAGTTTAACATTGTTTGTAATCGACAAACAGATGGTAGCCTGGTAATTCTTACATCTTTCTCCGCACAGTTGAATTCGTAGTGCTTATCAAACGATATAAAAGTTAATCTGTCATTTCATACGGTAACAGCGTAAATTGTTGCCGTAATTAAAGGACATCTCGCTCCCATAGAGCCACTGTGGCGACGTTTCATTGATTACAGTTAGCAGCAAATGTGTACTGAATTTGAAATTTGCATCTAATATACATCTAAAGTAATAGAGtccacatgtttttttttatatactgCGGATGATTGTAGTTCCTCTAGATAGGCACAGTCTCAAAGTACCAAACCAAAACTTTCATCCTCCTACTGGAGTGTCTGAAATATGAAAAGAGACCCTTGcgataagaaaaaaataagccACGCTCTGTGCACAGTTAGAAACCAGCTTTAAAACGTCGTGCAGAAAGCAGGCTCACGCCCGTCCTCATCTGTAGTGCAATATTGATGCGGCTTTAGGAGCAGGCCTGTGAGCGGTCCTCCTTCCCTTATGAATAGGTAATGCACTCTTTCCTTCTTAATGGAATTTCTCCGTTCGGGAAAGAGCGCTTCGACTCCCGGTGGTTCCGCACACGTCTCCCCCTTTCATTAGAGTGCGTCAGTAAGCAAAATGAACGTGCTCTCCTGTGGATACAGGATGGACTTGATTAAGTTTAAAGGCCCACGTAATGGCCTTGAAGTGTTATTTGCGAGAGTGACGTGGTTCTTCGCTATATGTGCGAAGTATTCTTTTCTGGCATTTTGTTTGTGTCCGAAGTGCTCTGTATGGGAGTTGTCCCCTTTCGATGGGTAAAGGGAGAGTTTCCATGGAGAAAAGCAGGAAGGCTTTCTCTTATTTTGAAGAGAAGAtttggaggggtgtgtgtatgggggtggggtgggggtgttggttgGGGGAGGGAGCAGCATACATGGGAGAGCTCCTCTGTTGCCGTGTGAACGGAGTACTATTGTCCCAGCAACCTTTCAGAGTGCCTTCCCTGAGGTCctcgcccctccccctcactcacaattctctctatccctctcacacaaacaccataaCCCCGTCTGGCcataacacatgcacatgctgaTGCTCCAGTCCTCTTTGGTAAACTTATCGGACCATCTCAGCTatacacactcatccacacatcTTGGGTCTTCctctctaaatacacacacacatacacgcacgcatgcacccacacacacacacacacgctcttaaTAAAGCTCTTCACAGCGTTCAGGCTGACATTTctttacctccctctctctcgctccattGACCTTGCAATTTCAATTTCATATAATTTCCACACTACCACTCTGCCCCACACATGCAGTTGCAGTGCCGTGGGGAGGCTGAGCTCTTAATGACCGCCTCGCATCGATGACCCGGGCTTCCATCTCTGACCAGACTTTATTACCCACGAACAACAGACACatctgtgtgaagcctaattgCAGTGTTTTCCACAGTGGCTGCTGGTGAAACGGCCTAGTCTCGGCTCTTGGTCTTATGCCTTGTGAGCAGAtgctggggtgggtggggtgtgggtgaTGGGGTGGGCGGTATTGGC
Protein-coding regions in this window:
- the cdk8 gene encoding cyclin-dependent kinase 8 isoform X2; protein product: MSACREIALLRELKHPNVISLQKVFLSHADRKVWLLFDYAEHDLWHIIKFHRASKANKKPLQLPRGMVKSLLYQILDGIHYLHANWVLHRDLKPANILVMGEGPERGRVKIADMGFARLFNSPLKPLADLDPVVVTFWYRAPELLLGARHYTKAIDIWAIGCIFAELLTSEPIFHCRQEDIKTSNPYHHDQLDRIFNVMGFPADKDWEDIKKMPEHSTLMKDFRRNTYTNCSLIKYMEKHKVKPDSKAFHLLQKLLTMDPIRRITSEQAMQDPYFLEEPLPTSDVFAGCQIPYPKREFLTEEEPEDKADKKNQQQQQGNNHTNGAGHTGNPDNSHAQGPPQKKVRVVPPTTTSSGLIMTSDYQRSNPHAAYQNPGPSTSLPQSSMGYSSTSQQPPQYSHQTHRY
- the cdk8 gene encoding cyclin-dependent kinase 8 isoform X1, with protein sequence MDYDFKVKLTGERERVEDLFEYEGCKVGRGTYGHVYKAKRKDGKDDKDYALKQIEGTGISMSACREIALLRELKHPNVISLQKVFLSHADRKVWLLFDYAEHDLWHIIKFHRASKANKKPLQLPRGMVKSLLYQILDGIHYLHANWVLHRDLKPANILVMGEGPERGRVKIADMGFARLFNSPLKPLADLDPVVVTFWYRAPELLLGARHYTKAIDIWAIGCIFAELLTSEPIFHCRQEDIKTSNPYHHDQLDRIFNVMGFPADKDWEDIKKMPEHSTLMKDFRRNTYTNCSLIKYMEKHKVKPDSKAFHLLQKLLTMDPIRRITSEQAMQDPYFLEEPLPTSDVFAGCQIPYPKREFLTEEEPEDKADKKNQQQQQGNNHTNGAGHTGNPDNSHAQGPPQKKVRVVPPTTTSSGLIMTSDYQRSNPHAAYQNPGPSTSLPQSSMGYSSTSQQPPQYSHQTHRY